A genome region from Nocardia sp. NBC_00565 includes the following:
- a CDS encoding serine/threonine-protein kinase, translated as MGEQFGKYRLDRLLGRGGMGAVWLAHDTGSGRTVALKVLAEHVAANSEYRQRFQREARLGAGLRHPHIVRIHGFGDLDGRLFIDMEYIDGIDLAEMLTRVGTLTPVAAVDFVTQVASGLDAAHRAGLIHRDVKPSNILVGTGGHAYLIDFGIAQSLGQTAVTATGMAIGSWAYMAPERFNGTVDARSDVYSLACVLYECLTGRRPYGDTDPARQMHGHLMTDPPRVSTVNPAVPTELDAVLARGMAKDQTQRYPTARQFAAAAYAATALSRRSHAGAPSSPPGSATPSVQPPSTSGRPLAASDEGALSHAGVPQSSTPGSATPQARTPAAPGRPLAESAEAAEGAQSQTPLPQQPRPTRVETHAPMTSAEPAAPLAKSPKPLPPTKVLPEPGSAAQSGRPQATSAEASDGALPQSHAPLSQEPVAEEQSRPTRVETRATTPSVEPVASLAKSPKPLPPTKVLPERPLAEEQSRPTRVETRATASAEPAAPLVGSAPKLLSPTKVLPEPGPTPTLVATRLAPGPPIAPVGSVVPQQNSPWSPRVPGVAGQPRSLVRPPTPAGRAVPQPRKAGRRVPVAPRWTVSQRRPWIAPPPVRRAPRRPRRKSFLARMIGALVVIFLTPFMLAAGCAALVAFGNTGSGGGPRTGDPSVAVRDDGTAQSAEPPAPLLSGLNTPVRDGKFEFVVTAVDSGISRIGLQNAGGTYSIVTLDVHNISDEPKWFLPVGQRLADPQGRQVDHNAIATMWQTTQHRYGYSFELQPGQSATTQLVFDVPQDVTPSQLELHDFMLSNGVTVNLN; from the coding sequence ATGGGGGAACAGTTCGGGAAGTACCGGCTCGACCGTTTGCTCGGGCGCGGTGGCATGGGGGCGGTGTGGCTGGCGCATGACACCGGCAGCGGGCGCACGGTCGCGCTGAAGGTGTTGGCCGAGCATGTGGCCGCCAATTCGGAGTACCGGCAGCGGTTTCAGCGTGAGGCGCGGCTCGGGGCTGGTCTGCGGCATCCGCATATCGTGCGGATCCACGGGTTCGGGGATCTCGACGGCCGGTTGTTCATCGATATGGAATACATCGATGGCATCGACCTGGCCGAAATGCTCACCAGGGTGGGCACGTTGACGCCCGTCGCGGCCGTCGACTTCGTGACGCAGGTGGCCTCGGGCCTGGATGCGGCGCATCGGGCCGGGCTCATCCATCGTGACGTCAAACCGTCGAACATCCTGGTCGGCACCGGCGGCCACGCCTATCTCATCGACTTCGGCATCGCGCAGAGCCTGGGCCAGACGGCCGTCACCGCCACCGGAATGGCCATCGGTAGCTGGGCCTATATGGCGCCGGAACGCTTCAACGGCACCGTCGACGCCCGCTCCGACGTCTACTCACTCGCCTGCGTCCTCTACGAATGCCTCACCGGCCGCCGCCCGTACGGCGACACCGACCCGGCCCGCCAGATGCACGGCCACCTGATGACCGACCCGCCGCGCGTATCGACGGTGAACCCGGCAGTACCCACGGAACTGGACGCGGTGCTCGCCCGCGGCATGGCCAAGGACCAAACCCAGCGCTATCCGACAGCACGCCAATTCGCCGCCGCAGCCTACGCGGCCACCGCCCTATCACGCCGCTCGCACGCGGGCGCGCCGTCATCGCCGCCCGGATCAGCGACGCCGTCGGTCCAGCCGCCGAGCACATCGGGTCGGCCATTGGCTGCCTCGGACGAGGGCGCGCTGTCGCACGCGGGTGTGCCGCAATCGTCGACGCCTGGGTCGGCGACGCCACAGGCTCGGACGCCGGCTGCGCCGGGTCGACCGCTGGCCGAGTCGGCCGAGGCAGCCGAGGGCGCACAGTCGCAAACTCCGCTGCCGCAACAGCCGAGACCGACGCGAGTGGAAACGCACGCGCCTATGACATCGGCGGAACCTGCAGCGCCACTGGCCAAGTCGCCGAAGCCGCTGCCACCGACAAAGGTACTGCCGGAACCCGGGTCGGCGGCGCAGTCGGGTCGTCCGCAGGCCACGTCGGCCGAGGCGTCGGACGGCGCGCTCCCGCAGTCGCATGCTCCGCTCTCGCAGGAACCGGTGGCCGAGGAGCAGTCGAGACCGACGCGAGTGGAGACGCGTGCGACGACACCATCGGTAGAACCCGTAGCGTCACTGGCCAAGTCGCCGAAGCCGCTCCCACCGACGAAGGTGCTGCCGGAGCGGCCGCTAGCTGAGGAGCAGTCGAGACCGACGCGAGTGGAGACGCGTGCGACGGCATCGGCGGAACCCGCAGCGCCACTGGTCGGGTCGGCGCCGAAGCTGCTTTCGCCGACGAAGGTGCTGCCGGAGCCGGGTCCGACGCCAACGCTGGTCGCGACTCGATTGGCACCCGGTCCACCCATTGCACCGGTGGGAAGTGTTGTACCACAACAGAATTCGCCGTGGTCGCCGCGCGTTCCCGGTGTCGCAGGGCAGCCGAGATCGCTCGTTCGCCCGCCGACTCCGGCCGGGCGGGCTGTGCCGCAACCGAGGAAAGCCGGGCGGCGAGTGCCGGTGGCCCCGCGGTGGACGGTATCGCAGCGCCGTCCGTGGATTGCGCCGCCGCCCGTGCGCAGAGCCCCCCGTCGCCCACGGCGGAAGTCCTTCCTGGCCAGGATGATCGGCGCACTCGTCGTCATCTTCCTGACGCCGTTCATGCTGGCGGCCGGTTGTGCGGCACTGGTCGCCTTCGGCAATACCGGCAGCGGGGGCGGCCCGCGAACCGGCGATCCATCGGTCGCGGTGCGCGATGACGGCACCGCGCAATCGGCCGAACCACCCGCGCCACTGCTATCCGGCCTGAACACCCCGGTGCGTGACGGGAAGTTCGAATTCGTGGTCACCGCAGTGGATTCCGGTATCTCGCGGATCGGATTGCAGAACGCGGGCGGCACCTACTCCATCGTCACCCTCGACGTGCACAATATCTCCGATGAGCCGAAATGGTTCCTACCCGTGGGCCAACGCCTCGCCGACCCCCAGGGCCGCCAGGTCGATCACAATGCGATCGCCACCATGTGGCAGACCACCCAGCACCGCTACGGCTACTCGTTCGAACTCCAACCCGGCCAGTCCGCCACCACCCAACTGGTCTTCGACGTCCCCCAGGACGTCACCCCCAGCCAGCTCGAACTCCACGACTTCATGCTGTCCAATGGCGTCACCGTCAACCTGAACTAG
- a CDS encoding patatin-like phospholipase family protein, producing MSRSTAVPTVAEVIRGRRESSCRADGHRLALIIEGGGSRGVYSSGMVQALEELGLAAIFDAVYGTSAGAINGAWLLCGRAVAGMRSWTDPVIMRRAVDPARLLRGRPAFDLDYLVHQVYDGIEPMDFPAILANTTTFHPIGTDTRTGHAVDLHRHIVDKHTLMTALRASAGLPILAGPPVPLGDAEYFDGGLSETVPIRTAVRDGTTHALVLRTRRIDEQRPPAPRLHQVVGGSYLRVRAPGAYRAWLQRPHQQSVEDGFMANLGDAVLQIHPPLGSPDIDSAARDTALLAEALTIGRRAVHTSLAALVSSVDNAR from the coding sequence GTGAGCCGTTCGACCGCTGTGCCGACCGTCGCGGAGGTCATCCGCGGCCGACGTGAATCCTCGTGCCGCGCCGACGGCCATCGCCTCGCATTGATCATCGAGGGCGGCGGCAGTCGCGGCGTCTACTCCAGCGGCATGGTGCAGGCCCTGGAAGAACTCGGGCTCGCCGCGATCTTCGACGCCGTCTACGGCACCTCGGCGGGCGCGATCAACGGCGCGTGGCTGTTGTGTGGACGTGCCGTGGCCGGCATGCGTTCCTGGACCGATCCGGTGATCATGCGGCGCGCGGTCGATCCGGCTCGGCTGCTGCGCGGACGCCCGGCCTTCGATCTGGACTACCTGGTGCACCAGGTGTACGACGGCATCGAGCCGATGGATTTTCCGGCGATTCTGGCCAACACCACCACCTTTCATCCCATCGGCACCGATACCCGCACCGGGCACGCCGTCGACTTGCATCGCCACATTGTCGACAAACACACGCTGATGACCGCGCTGCGCGCCTCGGCGGGGTTACCGATTCTCGCGGGGCCGCCAGTGCCGCTGGGCGATGCCGAGTATTTCGACGGCGGTCTGTCCGAAACAGTGCCGATCCGCACAGCGGTGCGCGATGGGACGACGCACGCGCTGGTGCTGCGCACCCGCCGCATCGATGAGCAAAGGCCACCCGCCCCGCGGCTGCACCAGGTGGTGGGCGGTAGCTATCTGCGGGTGCGCGCACCTGGGGCTTATCGCGCCTGGCTCCAGCGGCCACACCAGCAGTCCGTCGAGGACGGTTTTATGGCGAACCTCGGGGATGCGGTCCTACAGATCCATCCGCCTCTCGGCTCGCCTGATATCGATAGCGCTGCCCGCGACACCGCACTGCTCGCCGAGGCACTGACCATCGGACGCCGAGCCGTGCACACCTCCTTGGCCGCACTGGTCAGCTCGGTCGACAACGCACGCTGA
- a CDS encoding acetyl/propionyl/methylcrotonyl-CoA carboxylase subunit alpha: MPSHASARISKVLVANRGEIAVRVIRAAKDAGIGSVAVYAEPDADAPFVKLADEAFALGGQTSAESYLVFDKILDAAARSGADAIHPGYGFLSENADFAQAVIDAGLIWIGPSPQSIRDLGDKVTARHIAERAKAPMAAGTKDPVKNAAEVVEFAEQYGVPVAIKAAFGGGGRGMKVAHSIEEIPELFESATREAVAAFGRGECFVEQYLDQARHVEAQVIADQHGNVVVAGTRDCSLQRRFQKLVEEAPAPFLTDDQRARIHASAKAICKEAGYYGAGTVEYLVQGDTVSFLEVNTRLQVEHPVTEETAGIDLVRQQFRIAEGHELTIKEDPTPRGHSFEFRINGEDAGRGFLPAPGPVAVYSEPSGPGVRVDSGVVQGSVIGGQFDSMLAKLIVTGENREQALQRARRALAEFRVEGLATVIPFHRAIVEDPAFIGDGEKFDVYTKWIENEWVNTVEPYTPAGVTEDEDEDLPRQKVVVEVGGRRVEVSLPGNFSVGGGGAGAASNGAGVIRKKPKPRKRGGAGAGAASGDAVTAPMQGTVVKVAVEEGQSVEAGDLIVVLEAMKMENPVNAHKSGVVTGLSVEAGAAITQGTVLAEIK; the protein is encoded by the coding sequence GTGCCCAGCCATGCCAGCGCGCGGATATCGAAGGTACTCGTAGCTAACCGAGGCGAGATCGCCGTTCGCGTGATCCGGGCGGCCAAGGATGCCGGAATCGGCAGCGTCGCGGTATATGCGGAGCCGGACGCCGATGCCCCATTCGTGAAGCTCGCCGATGAGGCCTTCGCCCTCGGCGGCCAGACCTCGGCCGAGTCGTACCTCGTCTTCGACAAGATCCTCGACGCCGCGGCCAGGTCCGGTGCCGACGCCATCCATCCCGGCTACGGATTCCTCTCCGAGAACGCCGATTTCGCCCAGGCTGTCATCGACGCCGGGCTGATCTGGATCGGCCCCTCGCCACAGTCCATCCGCGACCTGGGTGACAAGGTCACCGCGCGCCACATCGCCGAGCGCGCGAAGGCGCCGATGGCCGCGGGCACCAAGGATCCGGTCAAGAACGCGGCCGAAGTGGTCGAGTTCGCCGAACAGTACGGCGTGCCGGTCGCCATCAAGGCCGCCTTCGGTGGCGGTGGCCGCGGTATGAAGGTCGCGCACTCCATCGAGGAGATTCCGGAGCTGTTCGAATCCGCCACCCGTGAGGCGGTCGCCGCCTTCGGTCGCGGCGAATGCTTCGTCGAGCAGTATCTGGACCAGGCTCGCCACGTCGAGGCCCAGGTCATCGCCGACCAGCACGGCAATGTCGTGGTCGCCGGTACCCGCGACTGCTCGCTGCAGCGCCGCTTCCAGAAGTTGGTCGAGGAGGCCCCCGCGCCGTTCCTGACCGACGACCAGCGCGCGCGCATCCACGCCTCCGCCAAGGCCATCTGCAAGGAGGCCGGATACTACGGCGCGGGCACCGTGGAGTACCTCGTGCAGGGCGATACCGTCTCCTTCCTCGAGGTGAACACCCGCCTGCAGGTCGAGCACCCGGTCACCGAGGAGACCGCGGGTATCGACCTGGTGCGCCAGCAGTTCCGCATCGCCGAGGGCCACGAGCTGACGATCAAGGAGGATCCGACGCCGCGCGGTCACTCCTTCGAGTTCCGGATCAACGGTGAGGACGCCGGTCGCGGCTTCCTGCCCGCCCCCGGCCCGGTCGCGGTCTACTCCGAGCCGAGCGGCCCCGGTGTGCGCGTCGACTCCGGTGTGGTGCAGGGCAGTGTGATCGGCGGCCAGTTCGACTCGATGCTGGCCAAGCTGATCGTCACCGGCGAGAACCGCGAGCAGGCGCTGCAGCGGGCCCGCCGCGCGCTGGCCGAATTCCGCGTCGAGGGACTGGCTACCGTCATCCCGTTCCACCGCGCGATCGTCGAGGATCCGGCGTTCATCGGTGACGGCGAGAAGTTCGACGTCTACACCAAGTGGATCGAAAACGAGTGGGTCAACACCGTCGAGCCGTACACCCCGGCCGGTGTCACCGAGGACGAGGACGAGGACCTGCCGCGGCAGAAGGTCGTCGTCGAGGTCGGTGGGCGTCGGGTCGAGGTTTCGCTGCCCGGCAACTTCTCCGTCGGTGGCGGCGGTGCGGGTGCGGCGAGCAACGGCGCCGGTGTGATCCGCAAGAAGCCCAAGCCGCGCAAGCGTGGCGGCGCCGGTGCCGGCGCGGCCTCCGGTGACGCGGTCACCGCGCCGATGCAGGGCACCGTGGTGAAGGTCGCGGTCGAAGAGGGCCAGTCCGTCGAGGCCGGCGATCTGATCGTGGTGCTCGAGGCGATGAAGATGGAAAACCCGGTCAACGCGCACAAGTCGGGCGTGGTCACCGGACTGTCCGTCGAGGCGGGCGCGGCCATCACCCAGGGCACGGTGCTCGCGGAGATCAAGTAA
- a CDS encoding sulfurtransferase: MPAAPDSHPAFGPFAHPHRLVTTEWLSANIGTPGLKIVESNEDILLYDIGHVPGATKIDWRGDLNDPVTRDYIDGARFTELMRDKGIEREDTVVIYGDRGNAQAAHTFWVFTLFGHPDVRLLDGGRDAWISEARDTTFDLPYRIRSEYPLVHRDDSTVRAFREDVHAHLGKPLIDVRSPEEYSGELIQPPINPESAALRGGHIPTAVNIPWTEAFNTDGRFRSRAKLDETYGELAAEEDVVVYSRVGERSSHTWFVLTYLLGFETVRNYDGSWTEWGNSVRMPIAKGYEPGDAPTGSVRKARTR, translated from the coding sequence GTGCCCGCTGCTCCGGACTCTCATCCTGCTTTCGGTCCCTTCGCACATCCTCACCGACTAGTAACCACAGAGTGGCTGTCGGCAAACATAGGCACGCCGGGACTCAAGATCGTCGAGTCCAACGAGGACATACTGCTCTATGACATCGGACACGTTCCCGGCGCCACCAAGATCGATTGGCGGGGCGACCTGAATGATCCGGTTACGCGTGACTATATCGATGGTGCCCGGTTCACCGAGTTGATGCGCGACAAGGGAATCGAGCGCGAGGATACCGTGGTGATCTACGGTGATCGCGGCAACGCGCAGGCCGCGCATACTTTCTGGGTCTTCACCCTGTTCGGGCACCCGGATGTGCGGCTGCTCGACGGCGGCCGGGACGCGTGGATCTCCGAGGCACGCGACACCACCTTCGACCTGCCCTACCGCATCCGCAGCGAGTATCCACTGGTCCATCGCGACGACAGCACCGTGCGCGCGTTCCGCGAGGACGTGCACGCGCACCTGGGCAAACCGCTGATCGACGTGCGCTCACCCGAGGAGTACTCCGGCGAGCTGATCCAACCGCCGATCAATCCCGAGAGCGCGGCACTGCGCGGCGGGCACATTCCGACCGCGGTGAACATTCCGTGGACCGAAGCCTTCAACACCGACGGCCGCTTCCGGTCCCGCGCGAAATTGGACGAGACCTACGGCGAATTGGCGGCCGAAGAAGACGTGGTCGTCTACAGCCGCGTCGGCGAGCGCTCCAGTCACACCTGGTTCGTGCTGACCTATCTGCTCGGCTTCGAAACGGTGCGCAATTACGACGGCTCCTGGACCGAATGGGGTAACTCGGTGCGCATGCCGATTGCCAAGGGGTATGAACCCGGTGACGCACCGACCGGTTCAGTCCGCAAGGCCCGTACCAGGTAA
- a CDS encoding helix-turn-helix transcriptional regulator, translated as MSDSWPRRRLLAILRGASEPLDAQELARITGQHVTTVRFHLDVLTRESLVRQFQQPPRGRGRPRIGYSAVQRSVGYQELAQVLADQLGPDPRRRSEAAIEAGRAWGAKLDAGDHAVESLEDAKDVTITLLSELGFAPERDPATETDEQVLIRMTACPLRELARTHSEVVCGVHLGLIKEVLDRNGVRGEVNVRLHPFVEPELCVVRLELMAGRRDQEARRDQDVRREPEHGREATPVPIGAEAGAEQRIAPPSAGRMAPQLRNADPNVTKQSAQQW; from the coding sequence ATGTCCGATTCTTGGCCGAGGCGTCGACTGCTCGCGATCCTACGTGGCGCTAGCGAACCTCTCGATGCGCAAGAACTGGCCAGAATCACCGGACAGCACGTCACCACTGTTCGGTTCCATCTGGATGTACTCACCAGGGAATCGCTGGTGCGGCAATTCCAGCAGCCACCGCGCGGCCGTGGCCGCCCGCGCATCGGCTATAGCGCGGTCCAGCGATCGGTCGGTTATCAGGAGTTGGCCCAGGTATTGGCCGACCAGCTCGGCCCCGATCCACGGCGTCGCTCCGAGGCGGCCATCGAGGCCGGGCGGGCGTGGGGCGCCAAGCTCGACGCGGGCGATCACGCGGTCGAATCGCTGGAGGACGCCAAGGACGTCACCATAACGCTGCTCTCGGAGCTCGGTTTCGCGCCGGAACGCGATCCGGCCACCGAAACCGACGAGCAGGTGCTGATCCGGATGACCGCCTGCCCGCTGCGCGAACTCGCGCGCACCCACTCCGAGGTGGTGTGCGGCGTGCATCTCGGTCTGATCAAAGAGGTCCTGGACCGCAATGGTGTGCGCGGTGAAGTGAATGTCCGGCTGCACCCTTTCGTCGAGCCGGAACTCTGCGTGGTCCGGTTGGAGCTCATGGCTGGACGACGGGACCAAGAGGCACGACGGGACCAAGACGTGCGGCGGGAGCCGGAGCACGGCCGCGAGGCGACACCGGTGCCGATCGGCGCCGAAGCCGGAGCAGAGCAGAGGATCGCGCCGCCGTCAGCGGGCCGAATGGCTCCACAACTGCGCAATGCCGACCCCAACGTCACCAAGCAGTCGGCGCAGCAGTGGTAG
- a CDS encoding Maf family protein: MTRLVLASASPARREVLRSAGIDPVVRVSDVDEDAVAAALPPGTAPEIVVVELARAKARSVAATIPDFATDCVVVGCDSMLLVDGQLQGKPHTPEVARARWAEMAGRSADLITGHCVLRLRDGAITTESVDCSSTTVHFAKPEPEELDAYIATGEPLQVAGAFTLDGMGGWFVDRIDGDPSSVIGIGLPLLRRLLGDVGVGIAQLWSHSAR; the protein is encoded by the coding sequence ATGACGAGACTGGTTCTCGCCTCCGCGTCGCCGGCCCGCCGCGAGGTGCTTCGCTCGGCGGGCATCGATCCCGTCGTCCGAGTCTCCGACGTCGACGAGGACGCCGTCGCCGCGGCACTGCCGCCCGGTACGGCGCCCGAGATCGTCGTGGTCGAACTGGCGCGGGCCAAGGCCCGATCGGTGGCCGCCACCATTCCCGACTTCGCCACGGATTGCGTTGTCGTCGGCTGCGATTCGATGCTGCTGGTGGACGGCCAGTTGCAGGGCAAACCGCATACGCCCGAGGTGGCGCGGGCCCGCTGGGCCGAGATGGCCGGGCGCAGTGCCGATCTCATCACCGGTCATTGCGTGCTGCGCCTGCGAGACGGTGCGATCACCACCGAATCGGTCGACTGCAGTTCCACCACAGTGCATTTCGCCAAACCCGAACCCGAGGAGCTGGACGCCTACATCGCGACCGGTGAACCCTTGCAGGTGGCGGGCGCGTTCACCCTCGACGGCATGGGCGGCTGGTTCGTCGATCGCATCGATGGCGATCCGTCCAGCGTTATCGGGATCGGGCTACCACTGCTGCGCCGACTGCTTGGTGACGTTGGGGTCGGCATTGCGCAGTTGTGGAGCCATTCGGCCCGCTGA
- a CDS encoding acyl-CoA carboxylase subunit epsilon, which yields MTTVAEEDVLTAVELDLTVDPIAAVVEAATPAATPDPEAIEHPFIRVIKGAPSDEDVAALVLVLSAAANGAAGSGPAGPADGWGRPTLMHRGTSPFSPYAFPQLSHLRD from the coding sequence GTGACGACCGTGGCAGAAGAAGATGTGTTGACCGCCGTCGAACTGGATCTCACAGTCGACCCGATCGCGGCCGTGGTCGAGGCGGCCACGCCAGCGGCGACCCCCGATCCCGAGGCGATCGAGCATCCGTTCATTCGAGTCATCAAGGGAGCGCCCTCCGACGAGGATGTCGCGGCGCTCGTATTAGTGCTGTCGGCGGCCGCGAACGGCGCCGCGGGCAGCGGTCCGGCCGGTCCGGCCGACGGCTGGGGTCGACCGACCCTGATGCATCGCGGCACCTCCCCGTTCTCCCCGTACGCCTTCCCGCAACTGTCACACCTGCGCGACTGA
- a CDS encoding acyl-CoA carboxylase subunit beta codes for MTSVQQQPASESAGAPDIHTTAGKLADLRNRLEEAKHPMGEAAVDKVHAKGKMTARERILALLDEGSFVELDALARHRSVNFGLEKNRPLGDGVVTGYGTLDGRDVCIFSQDVTVFGGSLGEVYGEKIVKVMDLALKTGRPLVGINEGAGARIQEGVVSLGLYGEIFHRNIQASGVIPQISLIMGPAAGGHVYSPALTDFVVMVDGTSQMFVTGPDVIKTVTGEDVTMEDLGGAHTHMTKSGVAHYVASGEQDALDYVKDLLSYLPSNNRAEAPRFPATDPITGAIEDSLTDEDLELDTIIPDSPNQPYDMHEVIRRLLDDDEFLEVQAERAMNIIVGFGRIDGRSVGIVANQPTQFAGCLDIDAAEKAARFVRTCDAFNIPIITLVDVPGFLPGTGQEYNGIIRRGAKLLYAYGEATVGKITIITRKAYGGAYDVMGSKHMGADVNLAWPSAQIAVMGASGAVGFVYRKQLQDAAKNGDDVDTLRLELQNEYEDTLVNPYVAAERGYVDAVIPPSHTRGQIVSALRLLERKMVTLPPKKHGNIPL; via the coding sequence ATGACGAGTGTCCAGCAGCAGCCCGCATCGGAATCGGCGGGCGCCCCCGATATCCACACCACCGCTGGGAAGCTGGCTGACCTGCGGAATCGGCTGGAAGAAGCGAAGCACCCGATGGGTGAGGCCGCGGTCGACAAGGTGCACGCCAAGGGCAAGATGACCGCCCGCGAGCGCATCCTTGCCCTGCTCGACGAGGGTTCCTTCGTAGAACTCGACGCGCTGGCCCGCCACCGCAGCGTGAACTTCGGCTTGGAGAAGAACCGTCCGCTCGGCGACGGCGTGGTGACCGGCTACGGCACTCTCGACGGCCGCGACGTCTGCATCTTCAGCCAGGACGTCACCGTCTTCGGCGGCAGCCTCGGTGAGGTCTACGGCGAGAAGATCGTCAAGGTGATGGATCTGGCGCTCAAGACCGGCCGCCCGCTGGTCGGCATCAACGAGGGCGCGGGCGCGCGCATCCAGGAGGGCGTCGTCTCGCTCGGCCTCTACGGCGAGATCTTCCACCGCAACATCCAGGCCTCCGGCGTGATCCCGCAGATCTCGCTGATCATGGGCCCGGCGGCCGGTGGCCACGTCTACTCCCCCGCGCTGACCGACTTCGTCGTCATGGTCGACGGCACCAGCCAGATGTTCGTCACCGGCCCGGACGTCATCAAGACGGTCACCGGTGAGGACGTCACCATGGAAGACCTCGGCGGTGCGCACACACATATGACCAAATCCGGTGTGGCGCACTACGTCGCCTCCGGCGAGCAGGACGCGCTGGACTACGTCAAGGATCTGCTGAGCTACCTGCCCAGCAACAACCGCGCCGAGGCGCCGCGCTTCCCGGCCACCGACCCGATCACCGGCGCCATCGAGGACTCGCTCACCGACGAGGACCTCGAGCTGGACACGATCATCCCGGACTCGCCGAACCAGCCCTACGATATGCACGAGGTCATCCGTCGCCTGCTCGACGACGACGAGTTCCTCGAAGTGCAGGCCGAGCGCGCGATGAACATCATCGTCGGCTTCGGTCGCATCGACGGTCGCAGCGTCGGCATCGTGGCCAACCAGCCCACCCAGTTCGCGGGCTGCCTCGATATCGACGCCGCGGAGAAGGCCGCGCGCTTCGTGCGCACCTGCGATGCCTTCAATATCCCGATCATCACCTTGGTCGACGTGCCCGGCTTCCTGCCCGGCACCGGCCAGGAGTACAACGGCATCATCCGGCGCGGCGCGAAGCTGCTCTACGCCTACGGTGAGGCCACTGTGGGCAAAATCACGATCATCACCCGCAAGGCCTACGGCGGCGCCTACGACGTCATGGGTTCCAAGCACATGGGCGCCGATGTGAACCTGGCGTGGCCGAGCGCTCAGATCGCGGTCATGGGCGCCTCGGGCGCGGTCGGTTTCGTCTACCGCAAGCAGCTGCAGGACGCCGCCAAGAATGGCGACGACGTCGATACGCTGCGCCTCGAGCTGCAGAATGAGTACGAGGACACCCTCGTGAACCCCTATGTCGCCGCCGAGCGCGGCTACGTGGACGCGGTCATTCCGCCCTCGCACACGCGCGGCCAGATCGTCTCGGCGCTGCGCCTGCTCGAGCGCAAGATGGTGACCCTGCCGCCGAAGAAGCACGGCAACATTCCGCTGTGA